The following proteins are co-located in the Triticum aestivum cultivar Chinese Spring chromosome 1A, IWGSC CS RefSeq v2.1, whole genome shotgun sequence genome:
- the LOC123183472 gene encoding uncharacterized protein isoform X2 — translation MAAAAAAALRLGGRMLLRRTQQQGRRVFSDPQRRLFADTSAKQPLAIRLAEMKVKKEELYNMGFSLATEYDLPRGVRRENKELLELLSVQVQPRPNDVYWMWRWRMERMKRFVIIWGVFTLVLKTAEGGVQILSKEIRLKRRNGLDDFEDWWSGKKSWSQQLHDWWNSR, via the exons atggcggcggcggcggcggcggccctaaGGCTCGGTGGTCGCATGCTGCTCCGACGAACTCAACAGCAAGGGCGGCGCGTCTTCTCGGATCCGCAACGGCGGCTCTTCGCGGACACGAGC GCCAAGCAACCTCTCGCGATCCGCTTGGCGGAGATGAAGGTGAAGAAAGAGGAGCTTTACAACATGGGCTTTTCCTTGGCAACCGAGTACGATCTCCCTCGCGGTGTCCGCCGAGAGAACAAAGAGCTGTTGGAGCTGCTCTCGGTGCAAGTCCAGCCCAGACCCAATGATGTCTACTG GATGTGGCGGTGGAGGATGGAGAGGATGAAGCGATTTGTGATAATTTGGGGGGTATTTACTCTGGTTTTGAAGACTGCAGAGGGCGGCGTGCAGATTTTGAGCAAGGAGATACGGCTGAAACGAAGGAACGGGCTGGATGATTTCGAGGATTGGTGGTCTGGAAAGAAGAGTTGGTCCCAGCAGTTACATGACTGGTGGAACAGCCGCTAG
- the LOC123183472 gene encoding uncharacterized protein isoform X1 has protein sequence MAAAAAAALRLGGRMLLRRTQQQGRRVFSDPQRRLFADTSATAPQAKQPLAIRLAEMKVKKEELYNMGFSLATEYDLPRGVRRENKELLELLSVQVQPRPNDVYWMWRWRMERMKRFVIIWGVFTLVLKTAEGGVQILSKEIRLKRRNGLDDFEDWWSGKKSWSQQLHDWWNSR, from the exons atggcggcggcggcggcggcggccctaaGGCTCGGTGGTCGCATGCTGCTCCGACGAACTCAACAGCAAGGGCGGCGCGTCTTCTCGGATCCGCAACGGCGGCTCTTCGCGGACACGAGC GCCACCGCCCCTCAGGCCAAGCAACCTCTCGCGATCCGCTTGGCGGAGATGAAGGTGAAGAAAGAGGAGCTTTACAACATGGGCTTTTCCTTGGCAACCGAGTACGATCTCCCTCGCGGTGTCCGCCGAGAGAACAAAGAGCTGTTGGAGCTGCTCTCGGTGCAAGTCCAGCCCAGACCCAATGATGTCTACTG GATGTGGCGGTGGAGGATGGAGAGGATGAAGCGATTTGTGATAATTTGGGGGGTATTTACTCTGGTTTTGAAGACTGCAGAGGGCGGCGTGCAGATTTTGAGCAAGGAGATACGGCTGAAACGAAGGAACGGGCTGGATGATTTCGAGGATTGGTGGTCTGGAAAGAAGAGTTGGTCCCAGCAGTTACATGACTGGTGGAACAGCCGCTAG